TAGTTAAACTAGATGTCAATGATATGAAGAGATTTTGCTGCAAATGGGTACACAAAAGTAATGTCTACCAGAAAGTTCTGTATGAAACGAAGTCATTTTTAGTGCTGCACAGAGTTTCAAAAGTACATCTGAAGGTGCCTAACTGGCAAATATTCTTACTGTCAAAGCGCTGAAATGCTGCCTGTTTAAATGAGAAAAGCCTGTGAGGCTGTTACTTTCAAGTGTAAAGTGCTCAGCCAAAAAATGTCCTTTAAAGCAAGTACAATGATTTAATCACAATCATAATGATTTAAACGAACTAAAGCTAACACTGTAATACCCATCTCTCTTCTCTCAATATTAAGCATATTTCTGAcatttctgatttatttatgaAATTGTTTTTCTGTGCATGCCAtgagtttttttcctctgtgagATGAAAGcaccttttccattagtacctactctgCTTAACTCGCCACAGTTTTcggggttttccattaggtcatagTACCTAGTACCAGGTACTAAAATAGTACTGCTCGGACGATGTACCAGGTGATCCGATactaaaatgtgacgtcatcagactgcatgccaccgatTGGCTGGTCAGTGGTGTCACTTGATGAGTCATGAGTCTCTCGTTCCCGAAAATCAAAACCGCCATTTTTGAAACAACGCTGTGGTCCCCGAGTCTGACGAAAAGCCACAGACCGAGCAGCGATCGACGTCCACCTTTGTTGTAGCGTTCGTATCGCATACTAAATACGTCACAGGACGCTCAGCAGCGTTGCTATGACGGCGACCACTCACATTTAAGCTGTACTCTATTGTAATGGAAAAGCAGTCGATCCAAGTCGAGTCGTGGCGAGTTAATCGGAGTAGGTACTTCAGGGAAAAGGGGCTTAACACTCACAATGTCCAGGTTAATTTGGGGGGAGGCAAAGAATTTAGTGCTGGTAAGGCAGGAAGACATTCCATCAACAGACCAAAACAGACTGTTAGCCTGTATTTAGACTATAAACAAGACTGGCAAACTGtcctttaaaaaacatgatCTGAATCCTTTTACTGAAGCCAGGACAGGCTTGTCCTCATCCCGAGTAGTTACCAGGGTGGTTTACTGCTTACTCAGATAAGGTCCTGTAGCTTGAGTTGTTGCTCTTTTGGTCTGAGTTTTGGGGGAATTGTATGCAAGTACATAAACATTAATGGATTTTAAACAGTTTGGCTCACAGGGGCACAAACCTGGGACATGTCATACAAAAGCAGTACTGGCCATACAAGTCAGGACTGTTGCTGTTCTTGTTGTTATACCTGTGCTGTATACCTGCAGGACTGGTCTGCATACATTTAATGCAAGGAGTGTGCTTTACCTTATTCAACAGAAAACTCTGGATTTTGCTGATATTTCTGACCTGGATAAACTaaatagcactttaaaaaaatgttacttttttggtcattgttactttttttcttaagaGTAAACccagaaatctttttttgtttgacaaatatttgtttatgtGCAGTAAAAACCCCACTCTGGCCTGCATATATAACAGGAATGACCTGACACTGGCACATCTTTATAGATGTCAGCTGTGCAGGCCAAAATATCTAAGAGTTGCTAAGTGGTGTAAGTTGTTAATAAGGAAGAACCTTTCAGTTTCAGAGTAGTACAAGTATTTGACATTCTGGTGTTTGGATTAGTTTAAGTAATCTAAGTTACTTCTAGCTCTTGATTTATGTTAATTTACAGAAATGTATGTGGGACTTTTGTCCGAGCATAGATAATCCACTATGCCATCCATGGGTGGCAGTGTAAACTACTATAGAGTTAAAATAAAGATGGGAGATAAATCGAAAGAAAAATCTCACTAAGCCATCAGAAACTCTTCAGTGTATAATGACACATATTTTCCAAAGTAGGACATCATTCTTCAGTTCATGTTGTTTTTCCACTGATGAAAGCGTGACCCATCATCATCTAAGAAGAGACCCTTCAACTCAGGATTTAAATGTTCCAACGTATGATGAGGAGGGGACTCACTAAGAACACATTTGTATAAATTTATAGCTACACTTAAACTTTTTAACACACCTGTCTACACAGTCTATATATAGCTCTGCTATAAATCGGTGTTTCCCACACAGGATCTGCTTGGGCAGTCAGTccaagtgtttttattttttttcatgtgtttgagACGAAGACAACAGCAGCAGTTGTGATCGATTGCTAGTGGATAGCCCCCTGAGTCTTATTTGAAAGGTTTGGCTGTTTTTAACCAGCTACAACCGGCTCTTCCCATCCTGCGTTTCCCTACCAGTGTGTCCCTGCCCCAACACCGGCACCGCCAGAAATAGAATTGAAATCTGTGGGAAACGAGCGATATTCCTCTGTGTGGGTGTTGATGGAGTGTTTTTGCTGACACAGTCTTATTTTGTCCTGCACTGACACTCTCCCCTGAGGAAGCGTTGCTCTTCTGCTTTTTCTTGCATATCACACTAATGCACAGTCATCAAGGTCATAGAACGTGGACCTGTTTATGTCTGTGCTGGAAGAAGATGAACCTCTGAAATCGTGACAAAAAATCAGTCTTCCTGCTCAGTGTGTTAGTGCCTAATTGTTCCATACGGTGGACTGTGTGAAAGCATCTACATTTGTTGTTTCTCTGCTCTTTTAGTCTTTAggattttcctttaatttgtcactttGGCTGTATTTTAATTATAGAAGAATATCTACTCTACCGGGGTTATACTAGTAGTGCTACTAGTTGTCTAACTCCAGAGTGTCCTGCAGGCTGGTGTGATCATTACAGTGTTTAATCTGTATTCATGAGTTGACTCACTCCCGTCCTCAGCCGTAATTTTGATCTTGTCTGCAAAGCTGTTAAATTTCATGACTTTATATCGTGCAGTAATTGCGATGTTTGTTCACAGACATGAATAATAACAGCCACACTGTTGCAGATAgtaaaataattgttttttttattatttggccCTTTTAGTTTTTGAATTCTTGTTTAAATCCACAAGAAAGTGATGATGCTGTCTCCATCTGTCATGTCTGTTGTATCCTCCTTTAACAGAACTAAGCTTTaaaaaagcaatttttttttcttttttgtgcatGTCATTAATTTGTAAATCTGAGGAACGGGGAAATAAGACGATTTACTTAAGAGCCTCCATCcagtctcttttatttttttaaccctcAGTGCTGTTCCCCTTTTGTTACTGTGCTCTGCGATGTTGTTGCTCAAGTcactcaaaatatttttttctctttgctttaCTTTCAGTTCTACAAGCATGTTGTCCAGAGTGTAGAGAAGTTCATACAGAAGGTGAGTTAATGCTTTAATTAGAACCATGAGCCACATCCAGTCAGGTGCAGAGATATTCGTATGTTGCTCTGCTGTTCATATATCTCAACACCAGCTGTCTTTCTTCGACAGTGCAAGCCAGAATACAAAGTCCCAGGGCTGTATGTCATCGACTCGATTGTCAGACAGTCCCGACACCAGTTTGGCACAGAGAAGGACGTATTTGCCCCGCGCTTCAGCAAGAATATCATCTCGACGTTCCAGCACCTCTATCGCTGCCCTTCAGATGATAAGGTTAGACCGTTTTTAATAGGTTTTCTGTTCCTCTCTGTGGCTTCTCATTTCTCGGTTTCCCAGGACATTATTGTGACATACGGGGCGTTCGAAGTATGCATGTCTCGTGTGTGATTTGTCACAGAAATATTTAAAGATCATGCGTCTGAGAGAAGGTTTTTGAGTAAATaatttgtcttattgtttttgtGTCATCCAAATTCCAGAGTAAGATTGTGAGAGTCCTGAATCTGTGGCAAAAGAATGCGGTTTTCAAGAGTGACATCATTCAGCCTCTGTTGGATATGGCAGCGGGGATTCCTCCTCCCAGTGTCACACCTGTCATGCCCAGCAGTGCTGCCCCGGTCAATAACACTACACCCGGTCAGTAGAAGCACATTAGAAGAGCAAATCTGAACTTTAATCACTGCTACTGTGGTATTTAACATATCTGAACACGGCAACCTCGTGGTTCTCTCTGTGTATCCAGGTACCCCGGCTACACCGGCCACTCCAGCCAACATAGTGCAGGGTCTGCCTGACTGGGCTTCGCAGATTACCAACACCGACACTGTGGCTGCTGTGGCCCAGATCTTGCAGAGTCCCCAGGGgcaacaggtaaatgaacacaTCCTCCCAAAAAGTGTTTACATCAGAGCAGCATGTGCAGTTTGTGTAGCTGTCGGAGTAAGAAGGTGTTTATCTTACTTTGTTGTCGCCTGTTACAGCTCCAGCAGCTGGTGCAGAGTCTGcagatgcagcagcagaagccCCAACCATCCCTACTGCAGGCCTTGGATGCTGGCCTAGTGGTGCAGTTGCAAGCTCTGACAGCTCAGCTCACTGCGGCAGCTACTGCCAACAGCCTCAACCCCCTGGAGCAGAGGGTCTCCTCTTTTAATAAGGTAACGCTGCAGTCAGCAGCTGTGAGTTTATTTTTATGCTTCTGTGGCAGCCTGAGCTGGAGGCGTTATGTTTTTGAGTTGGGTCCATGTATATATGCACATCTAAAAGCAGCACCGGTTTTATTGGAGTTTTGTTCTTTCGTATTTGCAAAAACATTTGCATTCattgaaacaaaaaacacttttttttttgtaagaacTCGAATTCATTGGCCAGTGAGGAAGAAATTAAACAGAAATCTATAAAAGAGTTAAAACACAAAGTTAGTGAAATTTTGTATGTAAACAGTCAAAGGTCTTGTGTGCATGGATTTTGTTGAAGGCATGCATCCTTGCTTCATTTGAATTCTCTTTATTTCTACTcacattttgtttctgttgcagAAACTTTTGGGTCCTTTTGACTTTGGGAACGATTCAGAGCGTAATGAAGAATCTAAAAAGGACAGCTCAACATCTCAACTGTGAGTTCAGTGTGTTTGACGTTTGTTTTAGTCCTTCATTAATAGTGATTCTGCTGCTTCCACCTGAGAGTTTGTGTCTAATCACGCTGCTGACTGCTTCCAGGCCCATGGTGTCGGAGCCCATTAACAGCTCCCTCTTCCATCAGTTGGCTGAGCAACTTCAACAGCAAAACCTGGAGCAGTTTCAGAAGCAGCTGCTGGAGCATCAGCAGAAGGTAGAGCACGCACACAGAGAGCGGCCTTTTTGTTCAACATTATGTTTGTTCTAGATTTATGATTTGCTACAACTTGCATTCTGCATTTTTTTACAGGCAATGAGCATAGAAGGGCAGGACTCGATCTTTGGGCAAGAGAACTCAGTTTCGAATGCTCAGAGCAGCAGCCAGCCTCAGCTTCCAGAGCCAGAGAATAAGATCGACGACTCCATAGACAACCAGCAGCAGGTATGCCTGCGGGCCATTACTGCAACTTTACACTAACTTAGAGGTTGGTGTATACACTTAATATTTGGAAAGAAATGCATGTCTAAAAGCAGGACTACATTAAATGATTAGTTAGCTCTAGAGATGGGCTTTACCTGAAATTACCCATGGGTTTTCTAGGACATGGATCTAGATGAAGGCCCGGATGGGATGGAAGAGGAGATCTTTGAGGCTGAAGAGAAGAAGACCTTGAATACACGGTCTAGAACAAGGTCAAGGTCACGCTCCAGGTTGGTTTGACTTTTGATACCTGGGTTTGATGTTTAAAAGGAACAGGCTCAGGGTTTAATATTAGCATGACAAAAAGTCAGTCTGGAGAGAATTCCCAAAAGGTTTGGCGTTGTCTCTCCTCAGGTCTCCAAAGAGGAGAAGGTCTAGGTCGCGCTCCGGCTCACGGAAACGCAAGCATCGAAAACGGTCGCGGTCACGCTCTAGAGATCGCAAGAGGAAGTCCTCGCGGTCTTATTCTAGTGAGAGACGCGCCCGAGAACGAGAGAAGGAGCGGCAAAAGAAAGGACTTCCTCCCATACGGTCCAAGACTCTCAGTGGTAAGAGGAAGTCATTGTTCTGTTCTGTTAAATATTTTAAGTATACCACCTgcaaacctttttttcccctgatgaGTAAAAGTcccattatttttttccccatctcgTTACCTAGTGTGCAGCACAACTCTGTGGGTGGGCCAGGTGGATAAAAAGGCCACTCAGCAAGACCTCACCAATCTGTTTGAAGAGTTTGGCCAGATTGAGTCCATCAATGTAAGCAGACCTCTCCCTCCTTTACCCTCTAATTTGGTTGCAGTGTGTAGTTTTGATCTCTTAAAAAGAAACGTAATGACGGTGCCCCAGCCTGTCATTACTGCAGCTGTTCCTAATGATCtgtcctgtgtgttttttaaatgactgtcTTACTATCTTTCTTTCACCAGACACACAAATCTGCCAGTATTCTCCGCTACGCTCGTTTGCTCTCTTTAACCTCCCCCTGTCCTCATGTCGCTCTGCAGATGATCCCTCCCAGAGGTTGTGCCTACATCTGTATGGTCCACAGGCAGGATGCATACCGTGCCCGTCAGAAGCTCAGCACTGGCACGTTTAAGATTGGCTCCAAAATCATCAAGGTCCACATTACCTATACAGTTTATTCCATTGCGTTCTTTGTTTGTTCTACACGGTGAAGCTTTAGATTTAGGTGCACATGGTTGTATATTACAAGAAGCtactattaaaaaacaataataataatctgttaTCGTGACCTTTTGTGCGCCTTTGATCCAGATTGCGTGGGCTCTGAACAAAGGTGTAAAGCAGGAGTACAAGCAGTTTTGGGATGTGGACCTGGGTGTCACGTACATACCTTGGGAGAAGGTAAAGCTGGATGACCTGGATGGCTTTGCCGAAGGAGGAATCATCGACCAGGAGACTGTCAATgacggtaagaggaaaggagccTTTCTTTGGCACAGACTCAGGCTCTGTTAATTCTGTGGCGGTGTTTGTTGAAATAAAAGCAGGACAAACAGGCGAGTTTGTGCACAaatgatgaaaacaaaacagttatCCAGGCAGACAAATCTTGGCATTTCATCATCTAAGTGAATTTACTCTCTGCCCCATTCCCTTTATTTATTATCCACTGGAAAACTCGGTGAGGAATAAGATTGAGTTGGAAAGAAAGAACTGAACTCCTTAATCCAAACAAATAATTGAACAGTAtttgttaacattttattttttttggtctgTGTCTGCAGAGTGGGAAGCTGCCAAGAATACTGAACAAGCCAAGGAAGCTGCAAGTCAGCCAGTAAGCACTGAGACTACAGCAGCATCTAATACCCAAACCGAGACCTTCAACCAGCAGGTTACCATGATGCCAGTGCAGGTACAGTCTGCCTGTAAACTGTAAAAGGAGTACACCACCGTGATTTTATTCTGATTAGTTACggtacacatacatacattaaGAAACTTTGAGTCGCTGAAATGTGTTAAGGGATTTGTGTATCATAAAACTTGGAGGTTAcactatttttcttttaacagcgTTTTGTTTACACAGTCTTATATCCCTCATATTCAGCTTCCGGTTGCACAGGCAGTTCCCAGTGCGGTCGGTTTGGTGCCTCCTGCCTTCCCTGTCACCATGGGCATACCTCCGCCAGGTTATGGGCCGCCGCCACCCTTCATAAGGGCCAGCTTCAATGCCTCACAACCTCCGCCAGGTAAATGATGCACATGTTGTAAAAAGATGAGGCCAAGAAAAATTGACCAGCTTACTCAAATGATTCTCTCTTGTCCAGGTTTCATGCAGGCTGCTCAGACAGCAGGAATGGCCTCAGCATCTGCCTGTGAGTATCTGTATGCTTCACCTATGACCAGTACCTGGATGTGAGTTTGAAAGTGGAGCTCCCTATTAGACCGTCaggtttaaatatgtttttgttttgttttttttacctgtagCTCTGGTTCAGCCTTCAGTGGGTTCCAGCCAAGATGCTGTCAAGGATTCACCATTCGGTGCTATGATTCCTCCAACAAGCACCATCCCGGGTAGCTTCATGCCCTCGGCTATCCCAGGAGCTGGCGTGTTCAACCCAGTGGGAGTGCAAACTCAGCAGGCCGCTAATGAGAAAACACAGTCTGCAGAGGGTATGGATGCTACTGCAGAGCTCACACTGCAAGGTGACACATCGTTAATGTGTTTGAATAGTTTTATTTCTAGTATTCATTTTTATGTCTCCTTTTTTTAACAATTCTGTCTGCACTTGTGTTCATCTCCAGGCATGCAGAATGCTGTCCGCAGTGGAATGGGTCTGCTGGGCATGCACCCTACAGCTTCCCTCACCCATCCCCTGCATCAGTCTGGACTGAGTGGGCAGAGGATGCCCGGCCTGCTGCCTTTGGATGTGCGCCCCAACCTGCTCCAACCTGGAGCCGCTGCTCGCTTCCCGCTGCTCATGCAGCAGGCCCATGCCCAGCAAACCCCTGGCCTCCTAGACAGTCCAATCCAAGCTCAATCCCGCCCCAGGGCTCCCTTCCCTCAGCTGGACCCCTTCCACCGGCCCCCCAGCATAGCCAGTGAAAATGTATCCAAAACAGAAGATGAGTCGTCCTCTGGAGCTGACGAGGGCAAAGACCAGGACTACCGCTTTCCTCCGATGGAAAAGCAGAGCACGGGTCTGCTGCGGACCCCTCCCCCAGAGCATAGGGAGCCCCTTGCAGGATCAGGAGCAGGCGTGAGACCACCTTTGCTCCAGACCCCAGGTACTCAGCCAGCCAGATCTAGCCTCGTAGGCCGTCTGCAGGCTCTTGCAGGGTTTACACCCGATAACCGCTGGAACCAAGCCAGAGGGGACTTTGATGAACGTGATGGCATGCGAGGAGGCCCCCAGGCCCCAGGTGGTCCAAAGGGCTTCCCGGAGGCTGGTCCCACACCTGGGCAGAACTTCCCCAACCGCTTTGATAACCGTCCCGGGACAGCAGCCGGTGTTTCTGTAAATGCTGGAGCTGTTGGGGGGCCACAGGCTTGGAACCGTAGTGGTAATGCCGCAGCTCCCTTTGAGAGCGAGCTCCATCAAGACCTAGATGAAAGAAGACGCCCATGGGACAGGCAAAGAGATAGAGATGAAAGAGATTTTGACTTCAGGAGGGAGATGAATGGTAACCGCCGCAGCCGCGAGAGGGAGCGCGAGAGAGACAGGGGCCGCGACCGCACCAGAGAACACGAACGTGAGCGAGACCACGACAAAGAGAGGGACCGCGAACGTGGAGGCTCAGCACCCCTTCTCCCTCTGCCCACACCTCTTCTACCAACTCCACCTCTTAATCCCAACCTGACACTGAACCAAGGCAAAGTGCTTGCTCCGCTTAAACTGAACCCTCAGATTCAGCCACGATTCCAGCCCCCGCTTTTGCCTCAAGCTCAGGGCAAGCTCCCTCTGCTGGGTCTCAATCAGGCAGCGCCTCAACTTCAGATCAGGtctcctcctccatcacagaACCAAGCAGCCGTGCCCGAGCCTGAGTCAGAAATCCCAACTCCATCCGAGGCCCCCCAGGCACAGCCGACACCCTCGACGCTTTCGCACGACCCGTCATCTGACGGCGAAGGTCAGAGCACATTGACTGAGGCGCCTCCAAAGTCAGAGTCGCCGCCACAACCAGAGACTTCTCCACGCACAGATTCACCATCCCAGCCTATAGCCCAGTCCGCCTCTCAGACCACTGGTTCTTCTGACAGTGAAACCCCTAGCCATGCCTCACCACCTGCTGAGGCATCGTCCCAGGACTCATCCATGGCCTTCACACAAGCTGCCAGCCCCCCCGAAGATACGACTCACTCTGCGGAGGAGCAGAAAAGTGGACagaaggatgaggaggagtCACAAGAGAGACCCTCCTCTCCCCAACCGCAGGGGGTCAGTGGACCTGAGCTGGACAATGATCAGAGTGAGCCCGTGGAGGATGCTGCAAGTCTGCCAGTGGTAGACACTGTCACAGACACTGAGGGGACATAATCATCACTCAGTAGGTAAAAGATCATTTTGTAAAGttgtctcttcttctctgtaCTCATGTCAGCaaactaccaccaccaccaccacacggGACATGACGAATACTGACTCACACTGTCTGATAACAAATGATTTTATCCTCACAGAAACCAGTGTACTTAAATAGAAGGCTCATTAGCTGATTTATGGATAGAgacttttgtttgtattttatttcgttttttcctttttttaagttGTAATGCCACACCACCCATTTTAATTATGAGCTTGGTGAATTTTATCAAATTGCCTGCCAAAATGTTTCAATTGTATATGGGGAAATTTAGCTTTGACCTTCCTATGGAAGAGAGTAAGAAATCCTGGCTGTTCGATATActtgaaaatggcagctgttgGCCCAATTTCTGTCTCCTCTTCTTTTAAAATGCTACTGCAAAGTTTTCAATGAATGCTTTTGTGGTGTCTtgcaatgcttttttttttttcttcttcttttttttttctcctgagcAGAACAAATGGCCTCCATACATTAAAACCAGAACAGCTGCTTATAATTGGGAAAAAAATGAGCATTTTAAatagaaaacatgaaaatgttgtaTCCCCAAAATAAATGTCTGTAATTTGTTTCTAATTATCCAGTGAACACAAACAGAACATTACATGCCCgggggaagaaaaagaaaaaggagcagAGGGATGTTCTGATGTCGGCTGCATATTGTTTTAGTTTGAAATAAACATGCTTTGTCTGTTTAAAACACTTGCTTTAGGACTGTTTTCTGACCCAGGACCAGTGGAAAATGCTTTACAGACtcgtgcgcgcacacacacacacacactgtgtgctgtcaCTTCGGTCGATTTGATGTTCTTGTAACTCAAGTTGCTGCTATACCATCCATCCACAGAGCACTTTGTTGGATGCAACCGTGGGACTTGTAGTTTTTTTAGTCTGAGGACTTCAGCCTGTATGTTTCCCTAAGCTTTTTGCTGGGTGACTGTTGAGGATGGGATTGTGCCTTTTTGACTGGATTTGTCGTTCACGATGCTATCCAACACTACTGTGCGATGTACATCAGACTGTGTGTGCAACTCTGCTTTAGACAGCTCACTGAAAAGAACGCTCCCTGCACAGAATTGACTGACCTACAGTTTGAACGGTGGCTGCGCCGTTTGTGCAGCGCCTACCTAGAGAACAATATATCCTCCATCGTTCTGTGCATGCAGGCCTGTAGCCATGTTTTAACCTTCCTGTCTTCTCTTGTTCATTTCATACCTGTAGTGGTTTTCTGTTGAGACATACCTCTAGATATCCATAGTCTGCTGTTCTCTCAGACCAAATGTCTACTACAGGAGTTGTGATGTTGAATAAAAGTTCAAGGTGCATCAGACTTTCACTCCTTACTGTCATGAATTCCCATTCAGGCTGACCAGAATCATTATTTTGGGATTAATAGAAGTCCGATTCACGGGATTGGATTGCATCTCAATAGTCTGTAACATTTCAAGCACCACCCACCCGCTCTTCATCAAACAGTAACAGTAGGAACTCACCTGGGTTTGGTCACATGACCACAACCCGTGATGGATCCAACACGTGCATGAAGCAAAGACGAATAGTTTCATGCGTGTTAGTCGTTTAAACCgagtaaatcatataaattGAGTTCTTCACAGCTGTTATCACAAAAATCAGTTTAGAGAACCAAAATACCAAAATAGCATTTTGAGACCCGACAGACTGGACAAAGGTGAATTCCACACTGCAACACAGACATCCATGCAGACGCCACACGAGACCTGCTGccctttatattttttataatttaaaaaatccacaCAACAAAAGGAAACGAATAAAGAAAGCTGGCTAAAATACCCCCACCCTGCTGGAGAGCTGGCTGCTGCATCTGGTCGATGTGCTTACTCAGCACGCACTAGCACCCAGCTCCTCTGTGCGCTCATTTATGGCCTCACTGGTGTCCGAAAAAACACGAGCTGGAGGATTCATTAAAACAATCGCCTCCATCATCGTGTCTCCTGGCACCATCTCAGCACTTTTCATTGTTATAGAGAAATGGTGGACAAGAGCAGTGCAGTGTGCTGCTTAATGTCTCTACCTCCACTTAAGCTTTGTCTCTTAGTCCAAACAATAGTCAACAAAATAGATTTCATGCAGTGCTGAGCATGTAGAGACCTGATTTCTGGTAAGAATATCCAGTTGTGTGTCTATGACTCAGTCCATAAAGTTCTAGCTCCCACCTGCCTCCCAAAGGCCCGGGCAGTCAGCCAGGTCCATCTTCCTGCTGACCTCCCGAAAGAAAGATTTGACAGCCTGGAACTTTCAATCAATGACTATCTgtactcacacagacacacatgtacacaacaGTTGGCTAGGTCTTCCATtcacaacaataaaaataaatattcgcTGGACGGAGGTCCAGCAGCTTCAGTTATATGTCTATGGCTGGGTAAAGGGCATGCCACAACTGTAGTGGGATTTATTTAGGAACTGCAGCTTTCAAATAGGTCCCGGGTATGATTTAGGATACTAGCCTGTGTGAGCTTTCCTTTCTCTGCACACCGTCCCACCTGCCTCCGATCTGAGTCCAATGCCGTTTACTGTGCCAACCCATGCACACTTCATACTGCATATAAATGCTGGGCCTGACCTTTACCTTTTAGCCCAGCATGGGCACCAAAACTGTAATGGCATGGAATAATGGTACATTTCCAGTTTGTACCGTGGCGGAAGGGCTAATGTGTGGTTTTGACTGCAGGTCAGATACACAG
This is a stretch of genomic DNA from Pelmatolapia mariae isolate MD_Pm_ZW linkage group LG16_19, Pm_UMD_F_2, whole genome shotgun sequence. It encodes these proteins:
- the scaf8 gene encoding SR-related and CTD-associated factor 8 isoform X1, whose product is MEAVKAFNNELYSLNEYKPPISKAKMTQITKSGIKAIKFYKHVVQSVEKFIQKCKPEYKVPGLYVIDSIVRQSRHQFGTEKDVFAPRFSKNIISTFQHLYRCPSDDKSKIVRVLNLWQKNAVFKSDIIQPLLDMAAGIPPPSVTPVMPSSAAPVNNTTPGTPATPATPANIVQGLPDWASQITNTDTVAAVAQILQSPQGQQLQQLVQSLQMQQQKPQPSLLQALDAGLVVQLQALTAQLTAAATANSLNPLEQRVSSFNKKLLGPFDFGNDSERNEESKKDSSTSQLPMVSEPINSSLFHQLAEQLQQQNLEQFQKQLLEHQQKAMSIEGQDSIFGQENSVSNAQSSSQPQLPEPENKIDDSIDNQQQDMDLDEGPDGMEEEIFEAEEKKTLNTRSRTRSRSRSRSPKRRRSRSRSGSRKRKHRKRSRSRSRDRKRKSSRSYSSERRAREREKERQKKGLPPIRSKTLSVCSTTLWVGQVDKKATQQDLTNLFEEFGQIESINMIPPRGCAYICMVHRQDAYRARQKLSTGTFKIGSKIIKIAWALNKGVKQEYKQFWDVDLGVTYIPWEKVKLDDLDGFAEGGIIDQETVNDEWEAAKNTEQAKEAASQPVSTETTAASNTQTETFNQQVTMMPVQSYIPHIQLPVAQAVPSAVGLVPPAFPVTMGIPPPGYGPPPPFIRASFNASQPPPGFMQAAQTAGMASASASLVQPSVGSSQDAVKDSPFGAMIPPTSTIPGSFMPSAIPGAGVFNPVGVQTQQAANEKTQSAEGMDATAELTLQGMQNAVRSGMGLLGMHPTASLTHPLHQSGLSGQRMPGLLPLDVRPNLLQPGAAARFPLLMQQAHAQQTPGLLDSPIQAQSRPRAPFPQLDPFHRPPSIASENVSKTEDESSSGADEGKDQDYRFPPMEKQSTGLLRTPPPEHREPLAGSGAGVRPPLLQTPGTQPARSSLVGRLQALAGFTPDNRWNQARGDFDERDGMRGGPQAPGGPKGFPEAGPTPGQNFPNRFDNRPGTAAGVSVNAGAVGGPQAWNRSGNAAAPFESELHQDLDERRRPWDRQRDRDERDFDFRREMNGNRRSRERERERDRGRDRTREHERERDHDKERDRERGGSAPLLPLPTPLLPTPPLNPNLTLNQGKVLAPLKLNPQIQPRFQPPLLPQAQGKLPLLGLNQAAPQLQIRSPPPSQNQAAVPEPESEIPTPSEAPQAQPTPSTLSHDPSSDGEGQSTLTEAPPKSESPPQPETSPRTDSPSQPIAQSASQTTGSSDSETPSHASPPAEASSQDSSMAFTQAASPPEDTTHSAEEQKSGQKDEEESQERPSSPQPQGVSGPELDNDQSEPVEDAASLPVVDTVTDTEGT
- the scaf8 gene encoding SR-related and CTD-associated factor 8 isoform X2; the encoded protein is MEAVKAFNNELYSLNEYKPPISKAKMTQITKSGIKAIKFYKHVVQSVEKFIQKCKPEYKVPGLYVIDSIVRQSRHQFGTEKDVFAPRFSKNIISTFQHLYRCPSDDKSKIVRVLNLWQKNAVFKSDIIQPLLDMAAGIPPPSVTPVMPSSAAPVNNTTPGTPATPATPANIVQGLPDWASQITNTDTVAAVAQILQSPQGQQLQQLVQSLQMQQQKPQPSLLQALDAGLVVQLQALTAQLTAAATANSLNPLEQRVSSFNKKLLGPFDFGNDSERNEESKKDSSTSQLPMVSEPINSSLFHQLAEQLQQQNLEQFQKQLLEHQQKAMSIEGQDSIFGQENSVSNAQSSSQPQLPEPENKIDDSIDNQQQDMDLDEGPDGMEEEIFEAEEKKTLNTRSRTRSRSRSRSPKRRRSRSRSGSRKRKHRKRSRSRSRDRKRKSSRSYSSERRAREREKERQKKGLPPIRSKTLSVCSTTLWVGQVDKKATQQDLTNLFEEFGQIESINMIPPRGCAYICMVHRQDAYRARQKLSTGTFKIGSKIIKIAWALNKGVKQEYKQFWDVDLGVTYIPWEKVKLDDLDGFAEGGIIDQETVNDEWEAAKNTEQAKEAASQPVSTETTAASNTQTETFNQQVTMMPVQLPVAQAVPSAVGLVPPAFPVTMGIPPPGYGPPPPFIRASFNASQPPPGFMQAAQTAGMASASASLVQPSVGSSQDAVKDSPFGAMIPPTSTIPGSFMPSAIPGAGVFNPVGVQTQQAANEKTQSAEGMDATAELTLQGMQNAVRSGMGLLGMHPTASLTHPLHQSGLSGQRMPGLLPLDVRPNLLQPGAAARFPLLMQQAHAQQTPGLLDSPIQAQSRPRAPFPQLDPFHRPPSIASENVSKTEDESSSGADEGKDQDYRFPPMEKQSTGLLRTPPPEHREPLAGSGAGVRPPLLQTPGTQPARSSLVGRLQALAGFTPDNRWNQARGDFDERDGMRGGPQAPGGPKGFPEAGPTPGQNFPNRFDNRPGTAAGVSVNAGAVGGPQAWNRSGNAAAPFESELHQDLDERRRPWDRQRDRDERDFDFRREMNGNRRSRERERERDRGRDRTREHERERDHDKERDRERGGSAPLLPLPTPLLPTPPLNPNLTLNQGKVLAPLKLNPQIQPRFQPPLLPQAQGKLPLLGLNQAAPQLQIRSPPPSQNQAAVPEPESEIPTPSEAPQAQPTPSTLSHDPSSDGEGQSTLTEAPPKSESPPQPETSPRTDSPSQPIAQSASQTTGSSDSETPSHASPPAEASSQDSSMAFTQAASPPEDTTHSAEEQKSGQKDEEESQERPSSPQPQGVSGPELDNDQSEPVEDAASLPVVDTVTDTEGT